tgggtcgggaaaaccccatggagtaggcaatggcagcccactccactactcttgcctggacaatcccatggacagagcagcctggtgggctacagtccatgaggctgcaaagagttcaacatgacttagcgactaaacaacagcaataacaaacaAGTACGGAAACAGGCCAGAGAAGTGCAGTCACTGGCCAGAGGCTCCACTGAAGCCAGAGACAAGTTTGCTCTCTGTGCAGTGGGGACACCAGAGAATCTTGGTCAAAGCCTGAACTCCAGCACAGGTGACCCTCCCATAAAGTGACAACTACGCTCCCTCCCACTGCACCAGAGGACGTGCTGCTGCTGGGCCACCTCTTCCGGTTACTGGTACCTCTTCCACTTAGGGGAGATTTCAGCTCCTCCCTGCAGCCCCGCAGAGCCCGCCCCCAGCATCCTCTGGTTATCCTCGCCCCTTGTGCCGTGAACCTGCTACCAGTGGCCCCGGAAGGCCCACCTGTGTACCCCCATTCCCTGTGCTTGCACTGTTTCCTCTGGGGGCTCTAGGCCTCGGTATTATTTGTGTCTTTATTATTGTCCCCCTCCTCAGTCCCTCTCAAGGACACCCCCTCCCACCAAATGTAAGCCCCACAACAGCAAAAACTTTGTTTGGTTCTCTGCCCGATTTCTAACGGCCTATTTGAGATAAaatttacatatcataaaatGCACCCATCTTAAGCGTACCATCCTGTGATTTTTAGCACATTTACCAAGGGGTGCAACTGTCACTATCAAGCAATCTAGGACATTTTTTGATAAAAATGGAATAACTCTCATGCTCACTTACAGTTAACCCACTTCCACTCTCAGTCCCCAGGCAACCAgtcatctactttctgtctctacagatcTGCCTACTCTGGgcatttcataaaaatggaaaccTACATGGTCTTCTATGTCTGGCTTGTCTCACCCAGCACGTTTTTAGGGGCATCCACGCTACAGCATGCCCAGGTGTTTCCCTCCTTTTTGTTGccaaatagtattccactgtctGGCTATGCCACATGGTTTATCCATTCACTAGCTGATAGACACCAGGtaatgtttccactttttggttattatgacTAATATTCTTATGAACATTTATGAGCAAGTCTCTGTGTggatatatgctttcatttctcttaagtCAATAgttagtgtcagtcactcagctgtgtccgactattggcaaccccatgcactgtggcccaccaggctcctctgtccatggggattctccaggcaagaatactggagtgggctgccattcccttctccaggggatcttccccactctgggatcaaacctgcatctcctgcttggcaggcagattcttcaccactgagccaccagggaagcccctgctatgCATTATGTGGCCCCTAAAAGGTACTTGTTTCCATCATCGCTGCCAACATTAATATTACTATCAGCCCAGAGACAAGCCCACTGCAGGAAGTGGGGTGAGGGCAACTGACATCTGTTCAGTGCTCACCACACTTAACTTAGCCTTTGACAGGTTATTAACTAACACTTTACACAATAAGCCTATGAGACTGGTATTCTGATGATCCTGTTCTATATGGATGAGAAAGCAGAGGCACAGAGGGCTTAAGTCACTGGCCCCAAGTCATGAAGCTAGCAAGTGACAGGGCTAGCATTGAACCCCAGCCTGgatccagagcccaggctctgcatgACTGTGTCACACTTCCTGCCCTTACAAGGCAAACTGGAGGAGTGCCATTCTAGAGGAGCAGATAAAATTCAAGTGGGGGATCAGGGAGAAGACAAAGTCTGCACATCCCCTGCGAGGCCGCGGAGGAGCAAGGCATGCAGGCAGTCGTGGAATTTGTTCCTCATTTTGCATACTGGCCCGGCGGCGCTGCTAACGGAGCTAAAGGCATCTTTTGTGCCGTTGCTCTCCAGCGAGTGACGTCATGGGCACTGCCAGGTTTTTATCACTTCTGCCAGATAATAGCTCACCGGACTTGATCTGGAGGAGCTGGCAAGGTGTTGAGCGGCAGAGCCCTCGGGGTCTCAAAGCAGCAGGTGAGCACGGGGTCCTTAGGGGCTCTGTGGAGGGCACCTTGGCGCTCAGGGAGAGGGAACAGGAGACAGGAGGCGACCAGGAAGAGAGGGACAGGGAAGGGGCAGGAGCCCGGGTGTGACCAGGAAGAGAGGCAGGCTTTTCCCTGCTGGAAAGcgtgagggattgggggtgggggtgttccCGGCCGACAGCTGGGAAGCAGATGGTGCAAGACCCCCACCTGGGCTTCCatctccgtctctctctctctctctctctctctctcactagtGGCCATGACCAGCCCAGACCGCTCCTTCTTCCTCGGCAATCACTGGCTCTTCTTCTCCGTGTACCTCTTCACCTTCCTCGTGGGGCTCCCCCTCAACCTGATGGCCCTGGCGATCTTCGTGGGCAAGCTGCGGCGCCGCCCGGTGGCCGTGGACGTGCTCTTGCTAAACCTCACCCTCTCGGACCTGGTCCTGTTGCTCTTCCTGCCGTTCCGCATGGTGGAGGCGGCCAGTGCCATGCACTGGTCCCTGCCCTTCGTCTTCTGCCCCTTCTCCAGGTTCCTCTTCTTCACCACCATCTATCTCACGTCCCTCTTCCTGGCAGCTGTGAGCACAGAGCGCTTCCTGAGTGTGGCCTACCCGCTTTGGTACAAGACTCGGCCGAGGCCGGGGCAGGCTGGCCTGGTCAGTGGGGCCTGCTGGCTCCTGGCCGCTGCTCACTGCAGCGTGGTCTACGTCATCGAATTCTCAGGGGACTCCTCCCCTAGCCAGGGTATCAACGGGACCTGCTACCTGGAGTTCCGGGAGGATCAGCTGGCCCTTCTCCTGCCTGTCCGGCTAGAGATGGCAGTGGTCCTCTTTGGGGTGCCCCTGTTTATCAGCAGCTACTGCTACAGCCGCCTGGTCTACATACTCGGGAGGGGAGCAAGCCATCGCCGTCGGAAGAGAGTGGCAGGGCTGGCGGCCGCCACGTTGCTCAACTTCCTCGTCTGCTTTGGGCCCTACAACGTGTCCCACATCGTGGGCTACATCCAGGGTAAAAGCCCCACGTGGAGAAGTTACGTGCTGCTCCTCAGCACCCTGAATTCCTGCTTCGACCCCCTCGTCTACTATTTCTCATCATCTGGATTCCAAGCTGACTTCCAGGAATTGCTGGGACGGCTGACTGGGTCCTGGGGCCCTTGGCGGCAGGAGAATGGCATCACCTCGAAGAAGAGTGAGGGAGAGGGGCCACCGCAAGAGCTGTTCAATATAGAGGCCAGCTAGCGGACTCTAGGTGGGCGCTCTGGAGCTGGTGGCAGGTGGACTGGGCTGCAAGGGGGATAATCCCCGGGGCAGTTCCAAGCTCAAGTCAGGCAGGACCCTGAAGAGGCAGACCAGGGACTGGCACCATCCGGGGCAGAGCAGGCACCCCGCCTTCCTCAGGGTGTGCCCAAGCCCAGCTCCTGATCTCACCACATGTTGCCCTCCCTTCCCAACCCCTGACGTGCGCAGGAAGTGGTCAAGGTGAGGAAGAGCTATGGAGAAAAAAGGAGCTTCCCATGGCAGCAGGCCAGCTCCTGAACTTTGCTGAAGGTAGAAGAGGAGCTGAGAGCAGTGTTCAGGGGCCCAGGGAGCTGCCCAGTGACTTGGGACAGAAGACAGGAAGAATATATCCTTCAGAACTACTGACAAAGCTGGTGGGGGTAGGGACACAGGACTCCAGGTGGGAGGGAGCACCCTGCTGCCACATGTGGATTTTCCAGAAAGTTTCCACTGTTCAATAATTTCAGATCTTCAGGGACATTTATGAAAAATGGCAAAGGAACATTACCTTAATAAATTTGGTGGCAagcaaaagagaattttttttttcttaacctgtttttttttttttaatggtccatGTGATTGGTATATGTGAGTGTATCTTAGGTGGAATTGATGGATGGAAGGATAAAACACCTAGACtctgaaagaaaaggagggaCAACAAGATGCTTGGATGCTGAGAGAGGACTGGAGCTGGGAGAATAAGAACAATAACTAACCTATCTTAAGAGCTTGGCCTGACACTGTCTTCTTCAATCTTCTCTGTCGCTGTGAGGCAGGTACTATGactcttctcattttacaggtgagagacTGGGCCCAGATAGGTGAAGTCTCTTACCCGAGACCCCATAGCCCACAAGCGGTTGAAGCAGGACTGGAAGCTGAAATTAGCTGACTCCGAAACCCAGGTCCCTGAGCCACTCTGCGACTAGCTGTGTGTCATTGGTAAGCAGGCCCGGTCAGACTTCCAGAGTCAGCCAAGGCAGACTGACTGGGACAAATGTAAACAGATCATGAGGAGAAACAGAACTGGATGCAAAGCAGATGGACTATCTGTGAGCATACATCCTCTTCCCAGTAAAGAAACCTccttgaaaaaaataagagaattagtCAGCACGTTGACTTCACGTTACCGAAAAGACAAATGTGTGTTCTTAAGAGCTACTTTTATCAAACTGTGATCAGGTAGTAAATTTTTGTTTTCCACAGAGGGGAGGGTGATACCTGAGAAAGAGCTGATCAGGGCCTCCCCCACTGCCCCACAAAGCAACCAGAGAAATGCTGGCACTGTTGACACCCAGTCAGATTGAGCTCAAAATTATTCATTGTGCCTGTATTGCATGTAGATGGGTGGGCTCAGAACTTTAGGGATTTCAGTACtcctgtctttgttgttgttgtttagttgctaaatcgtgtcccactcttttgagaccccatggactgtagcctgccaggctccctgtccatgggatttcccagcaggaatactggagtgggtggccatttccttctctaggggatcttctggacccagggatcgaacccacgcctcctgcattggcaggtgggttctttactactgagccacctgagaagccctttacTAATGTCTTTAGCATCTGCTTTCTTCCGGGGTCACTGGGGAATGAGGACTGGCTGTGGGTGGGGATTGAGTCTCGGGTGAAAGGAGAGAGACATCATCTCTGTGCAGAGATGAAGGCATGAGCTGTCCTTCTGTCCCATGGTTCATCTGTCTGTCCCAAGGCACTCAGGCCTTCATGGAAACATGGGTATACATGCTTCGGAAAGGGCACAAAGGTGCCGTGGAATCCTACAACTCCAGGGGTGGTAACGATGACCCAAGTCTGAGGACAAAGAGGAGTTGGAAACCCAGCATTCCAGAGAGAACCGTGGAGAACAGGAATCTGACTCCTCCCTCAGAGTTTACACTGAGGAAGAAGAGGCAGCTTAGCTGGCCGAGCATCACCCAgcaccacccccactccagtcTGTATAAACCAAAGACTGAGGGGCGGGGAGGATGAAGAGCCATCAGAGGCTGGGTGGTGGTGAAGGTAGAGTGAAAGTGTTTCCACGTCTCTTGGAAGTCGAGGGAGAGGGGTGCTCAGGCAGTAGAGGGTGGGTTTGGGGCTGCTGTTTTGTGCCCTTCAAAGCAGGGGAGAGAGGCGGGTGGAGAGATGGCGTGGGCGCATGCGTGTGCGTGACAGCGCATCACGGACTCTCGCCACTCGGCAGAG
The genomic region above belongs to Budorcas taxicolor isolate Tak-1 chromosome 18, Takin1.1, whole genome shotgun sequence and contains:
- the LOC128063883 gene encoding free fatty acid receptor 3-like gives rise to the protein MGTARFLSLLPDNSSPDLIWRSWQGVERQSPRGLKAAVAMTSPDRSFFLGNHWLFFSVYLFTFLVGLPLNLMALAIFVGKLRRRPVAVDVLLLNLTLSDLVLLLFLPFRMVEAASAMHWSLPFVFCPFSRFLFFTTIYLTSLFLAAVSTERFLSVAYPLWYKTRPRPGQAGLVSGACWLLAAAHCSVVYVIEFSGDSSPSQGINGTCYLEFREDQLALLLPVRLEMAVVLFGVPLFISSYCYSRLVYILGRGASHRRRKRVAGLAAATLLNFLVCFGPYNVSHIVGYIQGKSPTWRSYVLLLSTLNSCFDPLVYYFSSSGFQADFQELLGRLTGSWGPWRQENGITSKKSEGEGPPQELFNIEAS